In Blastopirellula marina, a single genomic region encodes these proteins:
- a CDS encoding sigma-70 family RNA polymerase sigma factor, with protein sequence MNKGYKNVALRQLRDQQIKYAPRDRKLDQANRAEKLISEIDPNKQYPVDYIYYRLTDFRPEQPSVGSLLPGKSAAEDLRLMVEDLSDAADVSVDTVPEEVLTVEQLSDRFNVSTKTISRWRKQGLVSRKFLFEGRKRVGFLRSSVERFVKENPDRIERGRHFSQLTDAEKLEIIDRARRLANAGGTPSEVAKRVAAKMGRSVETIRYTLKHHDDEQPKEAVFPRGTGPLTESAKQIIYGEYRHGVSVDRLAEKHGRTRASIYRVINEIRFRHIMELPLDCIYNDDFDKPELEEDILGEMPPHEKPTRKVRIPSGLPTYLASLYEMPLLTREQEYHLFRKFNFLKHKALKIRETLDEQRPKSSDMDAIEQLYDQASDVKNLIVQSNLRLVVSIAKRHVGATEDFFELVSDGNMSLIRAAEKFDYSRGNKFSTYCSWAIMKNFARTIPVEFRHRDRYRTSLDEYFTTRVDERSDQYEQEVAQQTREKQIDKILHRLDEREQKIIIRRFGLDHSREPQTLKEVGEELGVTKERIRQIEARALNKLKTAARDYNFDLPETN encoded by the coding sequence ATGAACAAGGGATATAAGAATGTCGCGCTTCGACAGCTGCGCGATCAGCAAATCAAATATGCTCCCCGAGATCGGAAGCTAGATCAGGCTAACCGCGCTGAGAAGCTCATTTCCGAGATCGATCCTAATAAACAATACCCGGTCGACTACATCTACTACCGTTTGACCGACTTTCGTCCGGAACAACCCAGCGTTGGTTCGTTGCTTCCAGGAAAGTCCGCCGCCGAAGACTTGCGTCTGATGGTTGAGGACCTCTCGGATGCTGCCGACGTCTCGGTCGATACGGTCCCGGAAGAAGTGTTGACTGTTGAACAGTTGAGCGACCGCTTCAACGTGTCGACCAAGACAATCTCGCGTTGGCGAAAGCAAGGGCTTGTGAGCCGTAAGTTCCTGTTTGAGGGACGCAAGCGAGTCGGCTTCCTGCGTAGCAGCGTCGAACGCTTCGTGAAAGAAAACCCCGATCGTATTGAGCGGGGGCGCCATTTCAGCCAGTTGACCGACGCTGAAAAGCTGGAAATCATCGACCGGGCTCGTCGCTTGGCCAACGCTGGTGGCACGCCTTCGGAGGTTGCTAAACGCGTTGCTGCGAAGATGGGACGCAGTGTGGAAACGATTCGTTACACGCTCAAGCATCACGACGACGAACAGCCTAAAGAGGCCGTTTTTCCGCGGGGAACTGGCCCTTTGACCGAGTCGGCCAAGCAGATCATCTACGGCGAGTATCGTCATGGTGTGTCCGTTGATCGACTTGCAGAGAAGCACGGTCGAACCCGGGCATCGATCTATCGTGTGATCAACGAGATTCGTTTCCGTCACATCATGGAATTGCCGCTGGATTGCATCTACAACGACGACTTTGATAAGCCGGAATTGGAAGAAGATATCCTCGGCGAAATGCCACCGCACGAGAAGCCGACTCGCAAGGTTCGTATTCCGTCGGGTCTGCCTACCTACCTTGCTTCGCTGTACGAAATGCCGTTGCTGACTCGCGAGCAGGAGTATCACCTGTTCAGGAAGTTCAACTTCCTGAAGCACAAGGCCCTGAAGATTCGTGAAACGTTGGATGAACAGCGTCCGAAGTCGAGTGACATGGACGCCATCGAACAGCTTTACGATCAGGCCAGCGACGTGAAGAACTTGATCGTTCAGTCGAACCTGCGGCTGGTGGTTTCGATCGCCAAGCGGCATGTCGGGGCGACCGAAGATTTCTTCGAGCTGGTTTCAGACGGCAATATGTCGCTGATTCGTGCCGCCGAGAAGTTCGACTACTCGCGTGGTAACAAGTTCAGTACCTATTGCAGTTGGGCGATCATGAAGAACTTTGCCCGCACTATTCCGGTCGAGTTCCGCCATCGCGATCGTTACCGCACGAGCCTGGACGAATACTTCACCACGCGGGTCGACGAGCGTAGCGATCAGTATGAGCAGGAAGTGGCTCAGCAGACTCGTGAAAAGCAGATCGATAAGATCTTGCATCGCTTGGACGAGCGTGAACAGAAGATTATCATCCGCCGATTCGGCCTGGATCATAGCCGCGAACCACAGACCTTGAAGGAGGTTGGTGAAGAGTTGGGCGTGACCAAGGAGCGAATTCGCCAGATCGAAGCACGAGCCCTGAACAAGCTGAAAACGGCTGCTCGGGATTACAATTTCGATCTGCCGGAAACCAACTAA
- a CDS encoding DUF3891 family protein → MIVRPYKLPDGEPMLFLIQQSVHAALSGDLASHWGNRPFSPLIHPEVVWPAIFHHDDGWIPVDKSPPIDPKTKRPVSFLDSPAPASHAIWTKSIEWAARISPFAQYLIAEHFMSLREHSESAESEAGQTFIHKYEELSESWRDNWEQRHPQCTDAEEKLALAQLRFFDWFSLWLCLDSRTEVYQFEQTPGDIPLTIRPVADGLFHATPWPWTVDRVHVAAGGYLVPDRDYTDTDDLLLEMNDWCRIEWQFAPE, encoded by the coding sequence GTGATTGTCCGCCCTTACAAGCTGCCTGATGGCGAACCGATGTTGTTCCTGATCCAACAATCGGTGCATGCCGCCCTCTCAGGCGACCTTGCTTCGCACTGGGGCAACCGCCCCTTTTCCCCCCTGATTCACCCTGAGGTAGTCTGGCCGGCGATCTTTCATCATGACGATGGCTGGATTCCCGTCGACAAGTCTCCACCAATCGATCCTAAGACGAAACGCCCCGTTTCGTTTCTCGACTCTCCGGCACCTGCCTCGCATGCCATCTGGACGAAGTCGATTGAGTGGGCCGCGCGAATCAGCCCGTTTGCGCAGTATCTGATTGCCGAACACTTCATGTCACTGCGCGAGCACAGTGAGTCGGCCGAAAGCGAAGCAGGCCAAACCTTCATTCACAAATACGAAGAACTCAGCGAGTCGTGGCGAGATAACTGGGAACAACGCCACCCACAGTGCACCGACGCGGAAGAAAAGCTGGCCCTCGCTCAGCTGCGATTCTTTGACTGGTTCAGCCTCTGGCTGTGCCTGGACTCGCGGACAGAGGTTTACCAGTTCGAGCAGACACCAGGGGACATACCACTAACGATCCGCCCAGTGGCCGATGGATTGTTTCACGCTACCCCCTGGCCCTGGACCGTCGATCGCGTCCACGTGGCGGCAGGGGGCTACCTGGTGCCAGATCGAGACTACACCGATACCGATGATCTGCTGCTGGAAATGAACGACTGGTGCCGGATCGAGTGGCAGTTTGCGCCCGAGTAG
- a CDS encoding small basic protein, whose amino-acid sequence MTIDKSLKVKRGGISTRSVLKRTERIAQMKQRGTFDEENMSPIGLPKTKVVKISMKKKKKVKEEEGKK is encoded by the coding sequence GTGACCATCGATAAGAGCCTTAAAGTGAAGCGGGGTGGTATTTCCACCCGCAGTGTACTGAAGCGTACCGAACGCATTGCTCAGATGAAGCAGCGCGGCACCTTCGACGAAGAGAACATGTCCCCAATCGGCCTGCCCAAGACCAAGGTCGTGAAGATCTCGATGAAGAAGAAGAAGAAGGTCAAGGAAGAAGAAGGCAAGAAGTAG
- a CDS encoding serine/threonine-protein kinase, with translation MSLLKKFTSLFAGQPKLDIASRFSILKEAVSGTMSEFYKVREHSTGRTLGLKILDLEKQQFFDSRFQGLTRPKEGEIAMSLTHPCIVRTLEHGLVTTGQQYLLMEYLEGKGLNSLIVDRDPMLEGKQLVLLRQMSDALACVHEAGYIHRDICPRNFIAAPDCRSCKLIDFGLTLPAKPEFMAPGNRTGTPNYMAPEIVRRRPTDQRVDIFSLGVTGYRLLVYELPWASVEGTGRDALSHDTLPPGNIFDLRPKLNRELGELIMSCIDRDPRNRPETARDLVNALQRIKRVDA, from the coding sequence ATGAGTCTGCTTAAGAAGTTTACGTCGCTCTTCGCTGGCCAGCCCAAGCTCGATATCGCCTCGCGATTCTCGATCTTGAAAGAAGCGGTCTCTGGGACGATGAGCGAATTCTACAAGGTCCGAGAGCACTCGACCGGCCGTACGCTTGGGCTCAAGATCCTCGACTTAGAAAAGCAGCAGTTCTTCGATTCTCGCTTCCAGGGGCTGACTCGCCCCAAGGAAGGTGAAATCGCCATGTCCCTGACCCACCCATGCATCGTGCGGACGCTCGAGCACGGCCTGGTGACGACGGGGCAGCAATACCTTCTGATGGAGTACTTGGAGGGCAAAGGGCTCAATTCGCTGATCGTCGACCGCGATCCGATGTTGGAAGGAAAGCAACTGGTCCTATTGCGTCAAATGTCGGATGCTCTGGCCTGCGTACACGAGGCCGGTTACATCCACCGCGACATCTGCCCGCGAAATTTCATTGCCGCCCCGGATTGCCGCTCGTGCAAACTCATCGACTTTGGGCTGACTTTGCCAGCCAAGCCTGAGTTCATGGCCCCAGGCAATCGCACCGGTACGCCCAATTACATGGCCCCGGAAATCGTTCGCAGACGTCCCACTGACCAACGCGTGGACATTTTCTCCCTGGGCGTAACCGGTTATCGCCTATTGGTTTATGAATTGCCATGGGCCAGCGTGGAAGGGACCGGGCGAGATGCGCTAAGCCACGATACGCTTCCGCCGGGCAACATCTTCGATCTCCGCCCAAAGCTCAATCGCGAGCTAGGAGAGCTGATCATGTCCTGCATTGATCGCGATCCCCGTAACCGCCCTGAGACCGCCCGAGACCTTGTCAACGCTTTGCAGCGGATCAAGCGAGTTGACGCGTAA
- the accD gene encoding acetyl-CoA carboxylase, carboxyltransferase subunit beta, translating into MASVSSELVSQTEESGKPKKRGVPEGLWQRCPGCQAVIFRKQAEQQLGVCPECDYHWTITAQQRIEQVLDTGTFEEWDTNLHSLDPLEFKDKKSYAERLVAEQKRTGLREAALTGCGMIRARRVAIGVTDSAFIMGSMGSVVGEKLTRLIERATAQDLPLIIISGSGGGARMHEGILSLMQMAKTTAALAKFHEAGGLFISVLTNPTMGGVAASFASLGDLIFAEPKALVGFAGPRTIKATIRIDLPEGFQTSEFLLEHGFVDRIVPRNKLKLEIARAIDYCGK; encoded by the coding sequence ATGGCTTCCGTTTCCTCGGAACTCGTTTCCCAAACTGAAGAATCCGGTAAACCTAAGAAGCGTGGCGTACCGGAAGGCCTGTGGCAACGATGTCCCGGCTGTCAGGCAGTCATCTTCCGCAAGCAAGCCGAGCAGCAGTTGGGGGTTTGCCCCGAGTGTGATTATCACTGGACCATTACCGCTCAGCAGCGTATCGAACAGGTGCTTGATACCGGCACTTTCGAGGAATGGGACACGAATCTTCATTCGCTCGATCCACTCGAATTCAAGGACAAAAAGTCGTACGCCGAACGCCTGGTGGCCGAGCAAAAGCGAACCGGCCTGCGTGAAGCCGCTTTGACAGGTTGCGGGATGATTCGTGCCCGACGCGTCGCGATCGGCGTGACCGATAGCGCGTTCATTATGGGTAGCATGGGAAGCGTTGTGGGTGAAAAGCTGACGCGACTTATCGAACGAGCGACTGCTCAAGATCTGCCACTGATTATCATTAGCGGCTCTGGTGGTGGTGCCCGTATGCACGAGGGGATTTTATCCCTGATGCAGATGGCCAAGACCACCGCAGCCCTGGCCAAGTTTCACGAGGCCGGCGGACTGTTCATTTCCGTTTTGACCAATCCGACCATGGGTGGCGTGGCGGCCAGCTTCGCATCCTTGGGGGACCTGATCTTCGCCGAACCGAAGGCCTTGGTAGGTTTCGCCGGCCCACGAACGATCAAGGCCACCATCCGCATCGATCTTCCGGAAGGTTTTCAGACCAGCGAATTCCTTCTCGAGCATGGCTTTGTTGACCGGATTGTTCCACGAAACAAGCTGAAGCTCGAAATTGCTCGGGCGATCGACTACTGCGGCAAATAA
- a CDS encoding histidine phosphatase family protein, which translates to MLRIVLVRPGQTEYDFQGRIRSRLAVPLTEEGTRQASEMVQQLQALSVEAIYCGPCQACLQTAEAFARALGKRFKQMDCLANLNAGLWQGKLITEVKQNQPTVYRLWQENPEAVCPPQGETLGEVRLRVQNALDKIWKKHQKGDGNVIVVAPEPLASIIRSEILQTDFGDLWQAERRCGWWELIQYEKNSVVSKV; encoded by the coding sequence ATGTTGCGAATAGTGCTCGTCCGACCTGGACAGACGGAATACGACTTTCAAGGTCGTATACGTAGTCGTCTTGCCGTTCCTTTGACTGAAGAAGGAACACGCCAGGCGTCGGAAATGGTTCAACAACTTCAGGCCCTGTCGGTTGAGGCCATCTACTGTGGCCCCTGTCAGGCATGCCTGCAAACCGCCGAAGCGTTTGCTCGAGCGCTCGGCAAACGATTCAAGCAAATGGACTGCCTGGCGAACTTGAACGCCGGACTTTGGCAAGGAAAGCTGATCACCGAGGTCAAGCAAAACCAGCCAACCGTCTACCGCTTATGGCAGGAAAACCCAGAGGCGGTCTGCCCCCCCCAAGGGGAGACCTTGGGCGAGGTGCGCTTGCGTGTGCAGAACGCCCTAGACAAGATATGGAAAAAGCATCAAAAAGGTGACGGCAATGTGATTGTAGTCGCCCCAGAACCTCTGGCATCCATCATTCGCAGCGAGATCCTGCAAACCGACTTCGGTGATTTGTGGCAGGCCGAACGTCGATGTGGATGGTGGGAATTGATCCAGTATGAAAAAAACTCAGTCGTCTCCAAAGTCTAA
- the rpe gene encoding ribulose-phosphate 3-epimerase — protein MSRRSHLARLRQQSPLILPSVLSCDFSDMRGEVERLEAAGVQALHLDVMDGNFVPNITYGMPIVAAFRKLTQLPLDVHLMIENPERYIRQFYEAGADIITVHEEATGIDTANVLQEIKDMGCGAGVTINPDIPVERVLPFVDTADLILIMSVNAGFGGQTFNPVALEKLEALRKVGPPELLLEVDGGVNLETVQACTEAGADLLVIGSAIFNQSDYGAAIDQLYRSAQVST, from the coding sequence ATGTCCCGTCGTTCGCATCTCGCGCGACTCCGCCAACAGTCTCCGCTCATTCTGCCATCGGTGCTATCGTGTGACTTTAGCGATATGCGCGGTGAGGTAGAGCGACTGGAAGCTGCTGGCGTGCAAGCACTTCATTTGGACGTGATGGACGGAAATTTCGTCCCCAACATAACTTACGGAATGCCCATTGTCGCTGCGTTTCGTAAGTTGACGCAACTTCCGCTCGACGTCCATTTGATGATCGAGAATCCGGAGCGTTATATCCGACAGTTCTATGAGGCGGGCGCGGATATCATTACCGTTCACGAGGAAGCAACGGGAATCGACACGGCCAATGTTCTGCAAGAGATCAAGGACATGGGCTGCGGGGCAGGGGTGACTATCAATCCAGACATCCCAGTCGAGCGTGTTCTCCCTTTCGTGGATACGGCCGACTTGATATTAATCATGAGTGTAAATGCAGGGTTTGGCGGTCAAACGTTTAACCCTGTGGCGTTGGAGAAGCTCGAAGCTTTGCGAAAAGTCGGTCCTCCAGAGCTACTTCTGGAAGTCGACGGTGGCGTGAACCTGGAAACGGTTCAGGCTTGTACCGAAGCAGGGGCTGACCTCCTGGTAATAGGATCAGCGATTTTCAATCAATCGGATTACGGCGCAGCGATTGATCAGCTCTATCGATCTGCCCAAGTTTCGACCTAG
- a CDS encoding SMC-Scp complex subunit ScpB gives MTDDEEQFDLSAMFADDADDGGLSLDRLSETYAEALGSRPAPFQEEKPAEDEESAEDQSTAEAISRLADEAEADDPCELSPTTILEAILFVGHASNDKLTAEKAASVMRGVQADEIDDLVTQLNRKYEAEGCPYEITAVGGTYRMALRDDFRTLREKFYGKVREAKLSQPAIDVLSLVAYNQGATREEVDDMRKKPSGPILTQLVRRRLLRVQPDPEDKRLKRYTTTERFLQLFGLTALDDLPQPQSLDD, from the coding sequence ATGACCGACGACGAGGAACAGTTCGATCTCTCTGCGATGTTCGCCGACGATGCCGACGACGGTGGGCTTTCGTTGGATCGTTTGTCCGAGACGTATGCCGAGGCCCTCGGCAGCCGCCCTGCCCCGTTTCAGGAGGAGAAGCCGGCCGAAGACGAAGAATCCGCCGAGGACCAGTCGACGGCCGAAGCGATTTCCAGGCTGGCGGACGAGGCCGAAGCGGACGATCCGTGCGAACTTTCCCCCACGACCATTCTCGAAGCGATCTTGTTCGTTGGGCACGCGTCGAATGACAAGCTGACCGCGGAAAAGGCCGCATCGGTTATGCGGGGCGTTCAAGCCGACGAAATCGATGATCTGGTAACCCAACTCAATCGTAAATACGAAGCCGAAGGGTGTCCTTACGAAATCACCGCAGTCGGCGGCACCTATCGGATGGCGCTCCGAGACGACTTTCGCACGCTGCGCGAGAAGTTCTACGGCAAGGTCCGCGAGGCCAAGCTCTCTCAGCCGGCGATCGATGTTCTCTCGCTGGTGGCCTATAACCAGGGCGCGACGCGGGAAGAAGTGGACGACATGCGGAAAAAACCGAGCGGGCCCATTCTCACGCAATTGGTGCGTCGTCGGCTATTGCGCGTGCAACCGGATCCCGAAGACAAACGGCTGAAACGCTACACTACGACCGAACGATTTCTGCAACTATTTGGGCTGACTGCGCTCGATGATCTGCCGCAACCACAGTCGTTGGACGATTGA
- a CDS encoding sugar phosphate isomerase/epimerase family protein: MKFGMNLLLWSGDPDDSLLPVIEELKAMGYDGVEIPLFNLDVDKWTKYGEKIKAMDLKCTAVTVRNEDDNPISPDAAVRAKGVELNKKTLDCCAALGAETLVGPYHSAIGIFSGAGPTEDEWKWGVDSMRQVAEYAGDVNVMLGVEALNRFETYLLNIHRDSARFVREVDHPNCKMMYDTFHANIEESDIAQAIRDCSDVLQHVHISENNRATPGSGHIDFDVNFNTLKEVGYDGWMVVEAFGLALPEIAAATKIWRKMFDTELQLAKDSLAFMKQEVAKRW; this comes from the coding sequence ATGAAGTTTGGCATGAATTTGTTGCTTTGGTCCGGCGATCCCGATGACAGCTTGCTGCCGGTGATCGAAGAGTTGAAGGCCATGGGATATGACGGGGTGGAGATCCCACTGTTCAATCTCGACGTCGACAAGTGGACGAAGTACGGCGAAAAGATCAAAGCCATGGATCTGAAGTGCACCGCCGTGACCGTCCGTAACGAAGACGACAACCCGATCAGCCCCGATGCGGCAGTGCGTGCCAAGGGTGTCGAACTGAACAAGAAGACGCTCGACTGTTGTGCAGCCCTGGGTGCCGAAACGCTGGTCGGTCCGTATCACTCGGCAATCGGTATCTTTAGCGGTGCCGGCCCAACCGAAGACGAATGGAAGTGGGGCGTCGATTCGATGCGTCAGGTTGCCGAGTATGCCGGCGATGTAAACGTGATGCTGGGTGTCGAAGCGCTTAATCGCTTTGAAACCTACCTGTTGAACATTCACCGCGACTCGGCGCGTTTCGTGCGTGAAGTCGATCATCCCAACTGCAAGATGATGTACGACACGTTCCACGCGAACATCGAAGAATCGGATATCGCCCAGGCCATTCGCGATTGCTCGGACGTGCTGCAGCACGTTCACATCTCGGAAAACAACCGTGCCACGCCAGGCAGCGGGCATATCGATTTCGACGTGAACTTCAACACGCTGAAGGAAGTCGGCTACGACGGCTGGATGGTTGTCGAAGCTTTTGGCTTGGCCCTGCCGGAAATCGCCGCCGCCACGAAGATCTGGCGAAAAATGTTCGATACCGAACTGCAACTCGCCAAAGACAGCCTGGCCTTCATGAAGCAGGAAGTCGCCAAACGCTGGTAG
- a CDS encoding Gfo/Idh/MocA family protein codes for MAKKPLRIGLVGYGFMGRTHSNGYKRVPDFFPELEYQPVLKAVCGRSEDKTKAFAEQWGYESYETDWNKLIARDDIDAIDICTPNDTHGPISIAAAKAGKMVLCEKPIGMSTAEGEEMVKAVEDAGVANTIFYNYRRIPAVTLAKKIIDSGKLGRIFHYRANFLQDWTINADVPQGGAGLWRLDAASAGSGVTGDLLAHCIDTAIWLNGSIKDVNAVTETFVKERLHSGTGKKEPVKIDDACSFFCHFENGSLGLFESTRYARGHKALYTFEINGEHASIRWDLHDLHRMEYFDHADEGEVRGWRSIHVTDGEHPYMDHWWVPGLNIGYEHSFVHHVADFLKSIEDGTPCEPTFRSALETQKVCDAVLSSAAEKVWKDV; via the coding sequence ATGGCAAAGAAACCCCTCCGTATTGGTCTGGTCGGTTACGGCTTCATGGGCCGTACCCACTCCAACGGTTACAAGCGGGTACCTGACTTCTTCCCGGAACTCGAATACCAACCGGTCCTGAAGGCCGTTTGCGGTCGTAGCGAAGACAAAACCAAAGCCTTCGCCGAGCAGTGGGGCTACGAGTCGTACGAGACTGATTGGAACAAGCTGATCGCTCGCGACGATATCGACGCCATCGACATCTGCACGCCGAACGACACGCACGGTCCGATTTCGATCGCCGCTGCCAAGGCCGGCAAGATGGTACTGTGCGAAAAGCCAATCGGCATGAGCACCGCCGAGGGGGAAGAAATGGTCAAAGCGGTCGAAGACGCCGGTGTGGCCAACACCATCTTCTACAACTACCGCCGCATTCCCGCTGTGACGCTGGCCAAGAAGATTATCGACAGTGGCAAGCTGGGACGTATCTTCCATTACCGTGCCAACTTCCTGCAGGACTGGACCATCAACGCCGACGTGCCACAAGGTGGTGCCGGTCTGTGGCGCCTGGATGCCGCCTCGGCTGGTTCCGGCGTGACGGGCGATCTTTTGGCTCACTGCATTGATACGGCCATCTGGCTCAACGGCAGCATTAAAGACGTCAACGCCGTGACCGAAACGTTCGTGAAAGAACGCCTGCACAGCGGCACCGGCAAGAAAGAGCCCGTGAAGATCGACGATGCCTGCTCGTTCTTCTGTCACTTTGAAAACGGTTCGCTCGGCTTGTTCGAGTCGACCCGCTACGCTCGCGGTCACAAGGCGCTGTACACCTTCGAGATCAACGGCGAACACGCCTCGATCCGCTGGGACCTGCACGATCTGCATCGCATGGAATACTTCGATCATGCCGACGAAGGGGAAGTCCGCGGCTGGCGTTCGATCCATGTCACCGATGGCGAGCACCCCTACATGGATCACTGGTGGGTCCCCGGCCTGAACATCGGTTACGAGCACAGTTTCGTGCATCACGTGGCCGACTTCCTGAAGAGCATCGAAGACGGCACGCCATGCGAGCCTACCTTCCGCAGTGCTCTGGAAACCCAAAAGGTCTGCGATGCGGTCCTATCCAGTGCCGCCGAAAAGGTCTGGAAGGACGTTTAG
- a CDS encoding DUF5063 domain-containing protein → MSASIDEFVETVSQYCHLVESHENEPLGRFTRKLQQLLPLLYYQAVKLPDAESRIDYSYEREITHDQWQSLFGRLVQYLGKHDPYWFVHDIDLIADEVPEAVLSSLSDDLADIWRDLKNSLLHWEVADEPLRRELIWQWRFHFDSHWSDHVIDAMRAINRMCQDIENNED, encoded by the coding sequence ATGTCCGCGTCAATCGACGAGTTCGTTGAAACGGTAAGCCAGTATTGTCATCTGGTTGAAAGCCATGAAAACGAACCGCTTGGTCGATTCACACGAAAGCTACAGCAGCTTCTTCCGCTTTTGTACTACCAGGCGGTGAAGCTGCCAGACGCTGAATCTCGAATAGATTACAGCTACGAGCGTGAGATCACGCACGATCAATGGCAGAGTTTGTTCGGGCGGCTCGTTCAGTATTTAGGAAAGCACGATCCGTATTGGTTCGTGCATGACATCGACTTGATCGCGGACGAAGTTCCAGAAGCCGTCTTAAGCAGTCTTTCGGACGACTTGGCGGATATCTGGCGAGATTTGAAGAACAGTCTCCTCCATTGGGAGGTGGCTGACGAACCGCTTCGGCGGGAATTGATTTGGCAATGGCGGTTTCATTTTGATAGCCATTGGTCGGATCATGTGATAGACGCCATGCGTGCCATTAATCGCATGTGTCAGGATATTGAAAACAACGAAGATTAG